From the genome of Sphingobium sp. JS3065, one region includes:
- a CDS encoding pectinesterase family protein: protein MAALAAPAVAMGATPVYEVSARCDGKARCFPSIGQAIAASEQVGGGWVDIRVGPGDYREKLTIRRAKTRLTGSGVAKTRLHFDAVAQRARAWHRDGWGTPGSATLTIRADRVTVSGLTVENRFDYLANDARPQGDPARIADAQAVALLLDVGSDRVLLRHVALLGYQDTLFANGRRALIRDSLIAGNIDFIFGKGMLWIDRSELRSRPRAQPPAPGGFQSYIAAPSTPRSQAMGIVFARSRLTREAGVPDGAVALARPWHPTTRFADGRYADPDAVGQAVFIDCFMDAHIHPDHWTGMAGTARDGSKSAFFRPQDARFFERGSHGPGAPHRDIGMRWTSPQSLDRMWKQFATYWPDIGK from the coding sequence TTGGCGGCGCTGGCGGCACCCGCCGTCGCCATGGGCGCAACGCCAGTCTATGAGGTCAGCGCCCGCTGCGACGGCAAGGCGCGCTGCTTCCCCTCCATCGGTCAGGCGATCGCCGCATCCGAACAGGTGGGCGGCGGCTGGGTCGACATCCGGGTCGGGCCGGGCGACTATCGGGAAAAGCTGACCATTCGCCGTGCAAAGACGCGGCTGACCGGATCGGGGGTGGCCAAGACCAGGCTGCATTTCGACGCGGTGGCGCAGCGCGCGCGCGCGTGGCATCGCGATGGATGGGGCACGCCCGGATCGGCGACCCTGACTATCCGGGCCGACCGCGTCACGGTGAGCGGCCTGACCGTGGAAAACCGGTTCGACTATCTGGCCAATGATGCGCGACCTCAGGGCGACCCAGCCCGGATCGCAGATGCGCAGGCGGTCGCGCTGCTGCTGGATGTTGGCAGTGACCGGGTACTGCTGCGTCATGTCGCGCTGCTCGGCTATCAGGACACTTTGTTCGCCAACGGACGGCGAGCGCTGATCCGCGACAGCCTGATCGCAGGCAATATCGACTTCATCTTCGGCAAGGGCATGCTGTGGATCGACCGCAGCGAATTGCGGTCACGGCCCCGCGCCCAGCCGCCCGCGCCCGGCGGGTTCCAATCCTATATCGCCGCGCCCTCCACGCCCCGGTCGCAGGCGATGGGCATCGTCTTCGCCCGCTCCCGCCTGACGCGGGAAGCGGGCGTGCCCGACGGCGCGGTGGCGCTCGCCCGTCCCTGGCACCCGACCACCCGCTTCGCCGACGGCCGGTATGCCGATCCGGACGCAGTCGGCCAGGCGGTGTTCATCGACTGTTTCATGGACGCCCACATCCATCCCGACCACTGGACCGGCATGGCCGGCACCGCCCGCGACGGCAGCAAGAGCGCCTTCTTCCGTCCGCAGGATGCGCGCTTCTTCGAACGCGGCTCCCACGGCCCCGGCGCGCCGCATCGCGACATCGGCATGCGCTGGACGTCACCGCAATCCTTGGACAGGATGTGGAAGCAGTTCGCAACATATTGGCCGGACATCGGAAAATAA
- a CDS encoding family 43 glycosylhydrolase, whose protein sequence is MANGPQFSRRTIMAGSAAMIGMGASPVARALADQPRRPPFPVEDDHGRPIDPPPPGYYKVSGISGPGLPVTAETERGGWVTSEAAVDRRGVRFKGPGPAPENALPWNDSDSGRVVSQGLIPPVKPLLHLHLRDTIVCLGGDGHYYMTGSTGDDIWKQNDGIELWRSPDLQHWDYLGLVWSIEKDGGWERQWTVRKGDYFRAIWAPEIHYINGNYYICHSISRSGIAILKSTSGKAEGPYVHAFSPDRPLRNGIDATLFGDDDGAVYLTYGPALEMVRLKPDLSGYDGKWTPVTLDDPDLDPAHHNRKCVRHGYRDIGFEGPTMFKHDGHYYLGVVDRFEPNRYSFALAMADKPFGPYRERHESVPCGGGGNIFKDKEGRWWCTIFGNDDEAPFREKPGIVPARFDAKGHLVADFRPRTP, encoded by the coding sequence GTGGCGAACGGCCCGCAATTCAGCCGACGGACCATCATGGCCGGGAGCGCCGCGATGATCGGCATGGGCGCATCGCCCGTCGCGCGCGCCCTGGCCGACCAGCCTCGAAGGCCCCCCTTTCCCGTCGAGGACGACCATGGCCGGCCGATCGATCCTCCGCCGCCGGGCTATTACAAGGTCAGCGGCATCAGCGGGCCGGGCCTGCCCGTCACGGCGGAGACGGAACGGGGCGGCTGGGTGACCAGCGAAGCGGCGGTGGACCGCAGGGGCGTGCGCTTTAAGGGGCCGGGACCGGCGCCGGAAAATGCCCTGCCCTGGAATGATTCCGATTCCGGCCGCGTCGTCAGCCAGGGGCTGATCCCGCCGGTCAAGCCGCTGCTCCACCTGCACCTGCGCGACACGATCGTCTGTCTGGGCGGGGACGGCCATTATTACATGACCGGCTCCACCGGCGACGACATCTGGAAACAGAATGACGGCATCGAACTGTGGCGTTCGCCCGACCTTCAGCACTGGGATTATCTGGGACTGGTGTGGAGCATCGAGAAGGATGGCGGCTGGGAAAGGCAGTGGACGGTGCGCAAGGGCGACTATTTCCGCGCCATCTGGGCGCCGGAAATCCACTATATCAACGGCAATTATTATATCTGCCATTCGATCAGCCGGTCTGGCATCGCCATACTCAAAAGCACGAGCGGAAAGGCGGAAGGCCCCTATGTCCACGCCTTTTCCCCCGACCGGCCGCTGCGCAACGGCATCGACGCGACTTTGTTCGGCGACGATGACGGCGCGGTCTATCTGACCTATGGCCCGGCGCTGGAGATGGTGCGGCTGAAACCCGACCTGTCGGGCTATGACGGCAAATGGACGCCGGTCACGCTGGACGATCCGGATCTCGATCCCGCCCATCACAACCGGAAATGCGTGCGCCACGGCTATCGCGACATCGGCTTTGAAGGACCGACCATGTTCAAGCATGACGGCCACTATTATCTAGGCGTGGTCGACCGGTTCGAACCCAATCGCTATTCCTTCGCCCTGGCCATGGCCGACAAGCCGTTCGGCCCCTATCGCGAACGGCATGAAAGCGTGCCGTGCGGCGGCGGCGGCAACATCTTCAAGGACAAGGAAGGCCGCTGGTGGTGCACCATATTCGGCAATGACGACGAGGCGCCCTTCCGCGAAAAGCCGGGCATCGTGCCCGCCCGATTCGACGCAAAAGGCCATCTGGTCGCCGACTTCCGCCCCCGCACGCCATAA
- a CDS encoding MFS transporter — MPGENDNAVRATRVRYTIIALVFIITSLNYADRSTFSIAGAAASDELGLTTIQTGFILSAFAWAYAAAQIPGGALLDRFGTRPVYIAAIVTWSGFTMLQGFAGFLTGASVVVQLFLLRFLVGFCEAPSFPGNARIVAAWFPARERGTASAIFNSAQYFSLVAFAPLMGWIVHSLGWRAVFFVMGALGLLAALTFATFIRDPARHKGVNQAELDLIREGGGLVELDSQTAGGRAGTFTWHNVRQLLTNRMMVGIYLGQYCINVLTYFFVTWFPIYLVRDRGFDILQAGFVAAVPALCGFLGGVAGGVLSDRLLARTGSLTLARKAPLLGGMLLASLIMAAAYVDSQAGVILLMSLAFFGKGVASLGWAVMSDVAPRQLAGLAGGVFNTFGNAAGIVTPIVVGLLVAQAGSFDTALIFVGAHCLLTIFAYFVIVQKVERLELQP, encoded by the coding sequence ATGCCTGGAGAGAATGACAACGCCGTCCGGGCGACACGGGTGCGCTATACCATCATCGCGCTCGTCTTCATCATCACTTCGCTCAACTATGCCGACCGGTCGACATTTTCGATCGCGGGCGCGGCGGCATCCGACGAACTGGGCCTGACCACGATCCAGACCGGCTTCATCCTGTCCGCCTTCGCCTGGGCCTATGCCGCGGCGCAGATCCCCGGCGGCGCGCTGCTCGACCGGTTCGGCACGCGCCCGGTCTATATCGCGGCGATCGTCACCTGGTCCGGCTTCACCATGTTGCAGGGCTTTGCCGGCTTCCTGACCGGGGCGTCGGTGGTGGTGCAACTGTTCCTGCTGCGTTTCCTGGTCGGTTTCTGCGAGGCGCCGTCCTTTCCCGGCAATGCGCGGATCGTCGCCGCATGGTTCCCGGCGCGGGAACGGGGCACGGCGTCGGCCATCTTCAATTCCGCCCAATATTTCTCCTTGGTCGCCTTCGCGCCGCTGATGGGCTGGATCGTGCACAGCCTGGGCTGGCGCGCCGTCTTCTTCGTGATGGGGGCGCTGGGCCTGCTGGCGGCGCTGACCTTTGCCACGTTCATCCGCGACCCGGCCCGGCACAAGGGCGTCAACCAGGCGGAACTGGACCTGATCCGGGAGGGCGGCGGACTGGTGGAGCTGGACAGTCAGACGGCCGGCGGGCGCGCCGGCACCTTCACCTGGCATAATGTGCGCCAGTTGCTGACCAACCGCATGATGGTCGGCATTTATCTCGGTCAATATTGCATCAATGTGCTGACCTATTTCTTCGTCACCTGGTTCCCCATCTATCTGGTGCGCGACCGAGGTTTCGACATACTCCAGGCCGGTTTCGTGGCGGCCGTTCCGGCGCTGTGCGGATTTCTGGGCGGCGTGGCGGGCGGCGTGCTGTCCGACCGGCTGCTGGCCCGGACGGGATCGCTCACCCTGGCGCGCAAGGCGCCGCTGCTGGGCGGCATGCTGCTGGCCAGCCTGATCATGGCGGCGGCCTATGTCGACAGCCAGGCGGGCGTCATCCTGCTGATGTCGCTGGCCTTCTTCGGCAAGGGGGTGGCGTCGCTCGGCTGGGCGGTCATGTCCGACGTCGCGCCGCGCCAGTTGGCGGGGCTGGCGGGCGGCGTCTTCAACACCTTCGGCAACGCGGCCGGGATCGTCACGCCCATTGTCGTCGGCCTGCTGGTCGCGCAGGCCGGGTCGTTCGACACGGCGCTGATTTTCGTCGGCGCCCACTGCCTGCTGACCATTTTCGCCTATTTCGTCATCGTCCAGAAGGTCGAGCGCCTGGAGTTGCAACCATGA
- a CDS encoding ABC transporter substrate-binding protein, whose amino-acid sequence MLSDRRTFLAGAAALGLTACSGKGGRTKLVLGDQVHLLQAKAEAAGALKNLPYDVEWANFLGAAPVLEALYAGAVDTAVAGDLPTVLAASAGVPLKIVAGSLSSTRDIAIIVPAGSSIRSVAQLEGRRVIVSSARGSISHYLLVEALKEAKLDRRKVDISFMLPNDAAAAFAAGKIEAWATFGTYQLAAEQRGARVLRDGEGISTGLGLIVASQAALDDPAKREALRDVIARLRKASIWSRAHPADYARIFAQQTKIDPKLAALLVERQNPLLIPPDATVVKPLQRVVDRFHAYGELPAHINVASFVDAGIFPA is encoded by the coding sequence TTGCTTTCTGATCGCCGGACCTTCCTAGCCGGTGCCGCCGCGCTGGGCCTGACCGCATGTTCCGGCAAAGGCGGGCGCACGAAACTGGTGCTGGGCGATCAGGTTCACCTGCTCCAGGCAAAGGCGGAGGCGGCCGGCGCCCTGAAAAACCTGCCCTATGACGTCGAATGGGCGAATTTCCTCGGCGCCGCGCCGGTGCTGGAGGCGCTCTACGCCGGGGCGGTCGACACCGCCGTGGCGGGCGACCTGCCGACCGTGCTCGCGGCCTCGGCGGGCGTGCCGCTCAAGATCGTCGCCGGCTCGCTATCCTCGACCAGGGACATCGCCATCATCGTTCCCGCAGGCTCTTCGATCCGCTCGGTCGCGCAATTGGAGGGCAGGCGCGTCATCGTGTCCAGCGCACGCGGCAGCATTTCCCACTATCTGCTGGTCGAAGCGCTCAAGGAAGCGAAGCTCGACCGGCGAAAGGTCGATATCAGCTTCATGCTGCCCAATGACGCCGCCGCCGCCTTCGCGGCGGGAAAGATAGAGGCATGGGCGACCTTCGGCACCTATCAACTCGCGGCGGAACAGCGCGGTGCGCGGGTCTTGCGCGACGGGGAGGGGATCAGCACGGGCCTCGGCCTGATCGTCGCCTCCCAGGCCGCGCTCGACGATCCGGCGAAGCGCGAAGCCCTGCGCGACGTGATCGCCCGCCTGCGCAAGGCGAGTATATGGTCGCGGGCGCATCCCGCCGACTATGCCCGCATCTTCGCCCAGCAGACGAAGATCGACCCGAAACTCGCCGCCCTGCTCGTGGAGCGGCAGAACCCGCTGCTCATTCCTCCCGACGCGACCGTGGTGAAGCCGTTGCAGCGGGTGGTCGACCGTTTCCATGCCTATGGCGAACTGCCCGCCCATATCAATGTCGCATCGTTCGTGGACGCGGGGATATTCCCCGCATGA
- a CDS encoding class II aldolase/adducin family protein: MATVLKDDRFRQSGISQAEWKARVDLAAFYRLSALYGWDDFIYTHISARVPGPDHHFLINPFGLMFDEITASSLVKVDLDGNVIGESDYGINYAGYVIHSAVHGAREDAHYIAHFHSADGMAVSAHAEGLLPLNQRALSLIPRLSYHDYEGVALNLDERERLVADLGDTKVMLLRNHGTLALGSSPGEAFSGIYHLEEACKAQVRSLAVGRDNMLIAPEAAQEEVRRQMSRERQPVEGARSHHDLVWEAALRKAQRQSPGFDA; this comes from the coding sequence ATGGCTACAGTCTTGAAGGACGACCGGTTCCGCCAGTCGGGCATCAGCCAAGCGGAATGGAAGGCCCGCGTCGACCTCGCCGCTTTCTATCGCTTGTCCGCCCTCTATGGCTGGGACGATTTCATCTACACCCATATTTCTGCCCGCGTGCCGGGGCCGGATCATCATTTCCTGATCAACCCCTTCGGCCTGATGTTCGATGAGATCACCGCATCCAGCCTGGTCAAGGTCGACCTGGACGGCAACGTCATCGGGGAAAGCGATTACGGCATCAACTATGCGGGCTATGTCATCCACAGCGCGGTCCACGGCGCGCGCGAAGACGCCCATTATATCGCCCATTTCCACAGCGCGGACGGCATGGCGGTGTCGGCCCACGCCGAAGGGCTGCTGCCGCTCAACCAGCGCGCCCTCTCGCTGATCCCGCGCCTGTCCTATCATGATTATGAGGGCGTCGCTCTCAACCTGGACGAACGGGAACGGCTGGTCGCGGACCTCGGCGACACCAAGGTCATGCTACTGCGCAATCACGGTACGCTCGCGCTGGGATCGTCGCCGGGCGAGGCGTTCAGCGGCATCTATCATCTGGAGGAAGCCTGCAAGGCGCAGGTCCGCAGCCTGGCCGTAGGCCGTGACAATATGCTGATCGCCCCCGAAGCCGCGCAAGAGGAAGTCCGCCGCCAGATGAGCCGGGAGCGCCAGCCGGTCGAGGGCGCCCGGTCGCATCACGACCTCGTCTGGGAAGCCGCGCTTCGCAAGGCGCAGCGCCAGTCGCCCGGCTTCGACGCCTAG
- a CDS encoding glycoside hydrolase family 28 protein — protein MKNQPTLSKTLSRRTLLDASACTALAAMLPLQEAAAAIPPADPWERADWIVRSIRATSFPDADFPITRFGARPVKGHDNGKAIAAAIAAAHDAGGGRVIVPAGTWESGAIHLKSNVNLHVQADATILFSTRPQDYPIVFTRWEGMELMNYSPLVYAHGQENVALTGAGTLDGQAGPDNWWSWKGPWNGTVEHGWKEGMADQRPARARLFQMAEANAPPEKRIFGEGSYLRPAFVQFYACDRVLIEGVKLRRSPFWQVHPVLCRNVVVRGVDIHGLGPNNDGCDPESVDMMLIEQCTFDTGDDCIAVNSGRNADGRRLATPAQNIVIRDCRMKEGHGGVVVGSQISGGARHIYAERCTMDSPDLWYAIRFKNNALRGGLLEHFYFRDLTVGQVSRAAITCDFNYEEGADGPFKPVLRDILIQRMTVAKAARVLDSQGLPGAPVGTLRIEDSRFDGVTHPSILAHSPDIRLSRVRVNGAPVQQL, from the coding sequence ATGAAGAACCAACCCACTTTGTCCAAAACCCTTTCCCGCCGCACGCTTCTGGACGCATCGGCCTGCACTGCTCTGGCGGCGATGCTGCCGCTGCAGGAAGCCGCCGCCGCGATCCCACCCGCCGACCCATGGGAACGCGCCGACTGGATCGTCCGGTCGATCCGCGCCACCAGCTTTCCCGACGCCGATTTCCCGATCACCCGCTTCGGTGCGCGCCCCGTAAAAGGGCATGACAATGGCAAGGCGATCGCCGCCGCCATCGCCGCCGCCCATGATGCGGGCGGTGGCCGCGTGATCGTGCCCGCAGGCACGTGGGAAAGCGGCGCGATCCATTTGAAATCCAACGTCAACCTGCATGTGCAGGCGGACGCGACCATCCTGTTTTCCACCCGGCCGCAGGATTATCCCATCGTCTTCACCCGGTGGGAGGGGATGGAATTGATGAACTATTCGCCGCTGGTCTATGCCCATGGGCAGGAAAATGTGGCGCTGACCGGCGCGGGGACGCTGGACGGACAGGCAGGGCCGGACAATTGGTGGTCATGGAAGGGACCGTGGAACGGCACGGTGGAGCATGGCTGGAAGGAGGGTATGGCCGACCAGCGCCCGGCCCGCGCCCGCCTGTTCCAGATGGCGGAGGCAAATGCGCCGCCTGAAAAGCGCATCTTTGGCGAGGGCAGCTATCTGCGACCCGCCTTCGTCCAATTCTATGCCTGCGACCGGGTGCTGATCGAGGGGGTGAAGCTGCGCCGATCCCCCTTCTGGCAGGTGCATCCGGTCCTGTGCCGCAACGTCGTCGTGCGCGGCGTCGACATCCATGGGCTTGGCCCCAACAATGACGGCTGCGACCCCGAATCGGTCGACATGATGCTGATCGAACAGTGCACCTTCGACACGGGCGACGATTGCATCGCGGTCAATTCGGGCCGCAATGCCGACGGGCGGCGGCTCGCCACCCCGGCGCAGAATATCGTCATCCGCGACTGCCGCATGAAGGAAGGGCATGGCGGCGTCGTGGTGGGCAGCCAGATTTCCGGCGGCGCGCGCCATATCTACGCCGAACGCTGCACCATGGATTCGCCCGACCTGTGGTACGCGATCCGGTTCAAGAACAACGCCCTGCGCGGCGGGTTGCTGGAACATTTTTATTTCCGCGACCTGACCGTGGGCCAGGTGTCTCGCGCCGCCATCACCTGCGACTTCAACTATGAGGAAGGGGCGGACGGTCCGTTTAAGCCGGTCCTGCGCGACATCCTGATCCAGCGCATGACCGTGGCCAAGGCCGCGCGCGTGCTGGATAGCCAGGGGCTGCCCGGCGCGCCGGTGGGGACGTTGCGGATAGAGGATAGCCGGTTCGACGGCGTCACTCACCCGTCGATCCTGGCGCACAGCCCCGACATACGCCTGTCGCGGGTGCGCGTGAACGGCGCGCCGGTGCAGCAGCTGTAG
- a CDS encoding TonB-dependent receptor, producing the protein MRSSATVIRHRLAFGASATVLAFACAAPATAQEVAAQDSGTADIIVTGFRNSVENAQLQKRQSTAAVDVIKAEDIAKFPDNNLAESLQRIPGVAISREGGEGRAISVRGLGPEYTRVRINGMEAVATTGGSDAGGGVNRGRGFDFNVFASELFNSLTVRKTASASVEEGSLGATVDLQAARPLDYKDNFTIAGSARAGYNDLSKAWDPRLAGLVSWQNPEGTFGVLASAAYSTRTIEEKGHSTVRWSPSGVNGGFNAASTLPGWTVAQINRAPAADGSNWDSLIYHPRIPRYDSWSNDIKRLGLTGAIQWQPSDRTEIVVEGLYSKAKTKRNENYIEALSFSRTGASGKSQTIIRTGEVNEDNELVYGVFDDVDMRIESRHDEFSTTFYQYNGIVKQELSDTFRINAYGGYSKSKFDSPVQTTVVLDRLNSDGFSWDYRDNDRSPVMNWGFDPNNPANWSFINGTSDVRIRKNQVTNDYMSAKLGGEWDVADGFKLSFGGEYRRFRYETFESRRFVAETSSGTLTPAQIAALTSSFNGVTGDPQYGNYLVPNLQGFVDQLNIYCNCVTTINGQSVDFRVNGRDVAGTNPNATAASNTGNIKEVDKALWFQIDFERELGGITFRGDAGVRYVKTEQTSFGYGLSSGTAVPITVDRSYENWLPSMNLVAELTPNLLLRFGAAQVITRPGLGALSPGGSLTLQAANQVFNQGNPFLNPTEAFNLDLAAEWYFAKGSLLGVSLFQKDIGSLSGTQISTLVPFNQLGFPINLATDQGLAPDVPVTVRRTINGDGGKLQGFEINYQHQLSFLPGFLKNVGVLANYTYVKADLKYPGPGGVGVVTGPLTNLSKHTANATLFYEDSLINLRGSVSYRSKYVEAFGGGAREQSSEEGVNSSINVDASLGINVTKAITLTIEGNNLTNERKDQYIDANDRVVLNHQFGRQFYFGVRFKY; encoded by the coding sequence ATGCGTTCGTCTGCAACCGTCATTCGTCATCGTCTGGCCTTCGGCGCTTCGGCCACTGTGCTGGCGTTTGCCTGCGCCGCGCCGGCCACGGCGCAGGAGGTAGCCGCCCAGGATAGCGGCACCGCCGACATCATCGTCACCGGCTTCCGCAACTCGGTTGAAAACGCCCAGTTGCAAAAGCGCCAATCGACCGCCGCCGTCGACGTCATCAAGGCGGAAGACATCGCCAAATTCCCCGACAACAACCTGGCCGAATCGCTCCAGCGCATTCCCGGTGTGGCGATTTCGCGCGAAGGCGGCGAAGGGCGCGCCATTTCCGTGCGCGGCCTTGGCCCGGAATATACCCGCGTGCGCATCAACGGCATGGAAGCGGTGGCGACGACCGGCGGGTCGGACGCGGGCGGCGGCGTCAATCGCGGCCGCGGCTTCGACTTCAATGTATTCGCATCGGAACTGTTCAACTCGCTGACCGTGCGCAAGACGGCGTCGGCATCGGTCGAGGAAGGATCGCTGGGCGCGACCGTCGATTTGCAGGCCGCCCGTCCGCTGGATTACAAGGACAATTTCACCATCGCCGGGTCCGCCCGCGCGGGGTATAACGACCTGTCAAAGGCATGGGACCCGCGCCTGGCGGGCCTGGTAAGCTGGCAGAATCCGGAGGGCACGTTCGGCGTGCTCGCTTCGGCCGCCTATTCGACCCGCACGATCGAGGAAAAAGGCCATTCGACCGTCCGTTGGAGCCCGTCGGGCGTCAATGGCGGCTTCAACGCGGCGTCGACCCTGCCCGGCTGGACCGTGGCGCAGATCAACCGCGCCCCGGCGGCGGACGGATCGAACTGGGACAGCCTGATCTATCATCCGCGCATTCCCCGCTATGATAGCTGGTCGAACGACATCAAGCGGCTGGGCCTGACCGGCGCGATCCAGTGGCAGCCTTCGGATCGCACCGAAATCGTCGTGGAAGGCCTCTATTCCAAGGCCAAGACGAAGCGGAACGAAAATTATATCGAGGCCCTGTCGTTCAGCCGCACCGGCGCCAGCGGCAAGTCGCAGACCATCATCCGCACCGGCGAGGTGAATGAGGATAATGAGCTGGTCTATGGCGTGTTCGACGATGTCGACATGCGCATCGAATCGCGCCACGACGAATTCAGCACGACCTTCTACCAGTATAACGGCATCGTGAAGCAGGAGCTGAGCGACACGTTCCGCATCAACGCCTATGGCGGCTATTCGAAGTCGAAGTTCGACAGCCCGGTCCAGACCACCGTGGTGCTGGACCGCCTGAATTCCGACGGCTTTAGCTGGGATTATCGCGACAATGACCGTTCGCCGGTGATGAACTGGGGCTTTGACCCCAACAACCCGGCCAACTGGTCCTTCATCAACGGCACGTCGGACGTGCGCATCCGCAAGAACCAGGTCACCAACGATTATATGTCGGCCAAGCTGGGTGGCGAATGGGATGTCGCGGACGGGTTCAAGCTGTCCTTCGGCGGCGAATATCGCCGGTTCCGCTACGAGACGTTCGAATCCCGCCGCTTCGTCGCGGAAACATCGTCCGGCACGCTGACCCCGGCGCAGATCGCCGCGCTCACCAGTTCGTTCAACGGTGTCACCGGCGACCCCCAATATGGCAACTATCTGGTGCCCAACCTCCAGGGTTTCGTCGACCAGTTGAATATTTACTGCAATTGCGTGACGACGATCAACGGCCAGTCGGTGGATTTCCGCGTGAACGGCCGCGACGTGGCGGGCACCAATCCCAACGCGACCGCCGCCAGCAACACCGGCAACATCAAGGAAGTCGACAAGGCGCTGTGGTTCCAGATCGACTTCGAACGCGAACTGGGCGGCATCACCTTCCGCGGCGATGCGGGCGTGCGCTATGTCAAGACGGAGCAGACCTCCTTCGGCTATGGCCTGTCCAGCGGCACCGCCGTGCCGATCACCGTCGATCGCAGCTATGAAAACTGGCTGCCCTCGATGAACCTGGTGGCCGAACTGACGCCCAACCTGCTGCTGCGCTTTGGCGCGGCGCAGGTGATCACCCGACCGGGCCTAGGCGCGCTGTCGCCCGGCGGCAGCCTGACGTTGCAGGCCGCGAACCAGGTGTTCAACCAGGGTAATCCCTTCCTGAACCCGACCGAGGCGTTCAACCTGGACCTGGCGGCCGAATGGTATTTCGCCAAGGGATCGCTGCTGGGCGTCAGCCTGTTCCAGAAGGATATCGGTTCGCTTTCGGGCACGCAGATCTCCACGCTGGTGCCGTTCAACCAGCTTGGCTTCCCCATCAATCTGGCGACCGACCAGGGCCTGGCGCCCGACGTGCCGGTCACCGTGCGCCGCACGATCAACGGCGATGGCGGCAAGTTGCAAGGGTTCGAGATCAACTATCAGCACCAGCTTTCCTTCCTGCCGGGCTTCCTGAAGAATGTGGGCGTGCTGGCCAACTACACCTATGTGAAGGCCGACCTCAAATATCCGGGGCCGGGCGGCGTGGGCGTGGTCACGGGACCGCTGACCAACCTGTCCAAGCATACCGCCAACGCCACGCTCTTCTATGAGGACAGCTTGATCAACCTGCGCGGTTCGGTGTCCTACCGCTCCAAATATGTCGAAGCGTTCGGCGGCGGCGCCCGCGAACAGAGCAGCGAGGAAGGCGTCAACAGCTCCATCAACGTCGACGCGTCGCTGGGCATCAACGTGACCAAGGCGATCACCCTGACGATCGAAGGGAACAACCTGACCAACGAACGCAAAGACCAATATATCGACGCCAATGACCGCGTCGTGCTGAACCACCAGTTCGGGCGGCAGTTCTACTTCGGCGTCCGCTTCAAATATTGA
- a CDS encoding LysR family transcriptional regulator — protein sequence MYAPVMFELTHLRCFVVLAEELHFGRAAERLHMTQSPLSRQIQVLERILGVELFNRTSRRVTLTLAGETFLHEARRIVRLSESAALAARRVWKGEAGRISIGFTAVSGYMLLPRIVKRAAVALPGLELQLHELVSGDQFEALHTGLIDLALVRPPVDRVQFEFAPLLLEKLLVALPEDDPRAAQTQFEPGDFDGQDLVMYAQRGAGYFHLLLASLFERAGVAPNYVQYVTQIHSLLGLVGAGLAPGIVPEAAAGLHPRGVTFRPFVSQPDTPVELHLAWRRENENPALPAFRDLCLKAVAEG from the coding sequence ATGTATGCACCGGTCATGTTCGAACTCACCCATCTCCGCTGCTTCGTCGTCCTGGCCGAGGAACTGCATTTCGGCCGGGCGGCGGAGCGGCTGCACATGACGCAATCCCCGCTCAGCCGCCAGATCCAGGTGCTGGAACGCATATTGGGCGTGGAGCTATTCAACCGCACCAGCCGGCGTGTCACGCTGACGCTGGCGGGCGAGACCTTCCTGCATGAGGCGCGGCGGATCGTGCGTCTGTCGGAAAGCGCGGCGCTGGCGGCGCGGCGCGTGTGGAAGGGAGAGGCGGGACGCATCTCCATCGGCTTCACCGCCGTGTCGGGCTATATGCTGCTGCCCCGCATCGTCAAGCGGGCGGCGGTCGCGCTGCCGGGGCTGGAACTGCAACTGCATGAACTGGTGTCCGGCGACCAGTTCGAGGCGCTGCATACCGGCCTGATCGACCTGGCGCTGGTTCGTCCGCCGGTCGACCGGGTGCAGTTCGAATTCGCGCCGCTGCTGTTGGAAAAGCTGCTGGTCGCGCTGCCTGAGGATGATCCCCGCGCCGCGCAGACGCAATTCGAACCGGGCGATTTCGACGGGCAGGATCTGGTCATGTATGCGCAGCGGGGCGCGGGCTATTTCCACTTGCTGCTGGCCAGCCTGTTCGAGCGGGCGGGCGTCGCGCCCAACTATGTGCAATATGTGACGCAGATTCATTCGCTGCTGGGGCTGGTCGGCGCGGGCCTGGCGCCCGGCATTGTGCCGGAGGCCGCCGCCGGGCTGCACCCGCGTGGCGTGACCTTCCGCCCGTTCGTCAGCCAGCCCGACACCCCGGTCGAACTGCACCTGGCCTGGCGGCGCGAGAATGAGAACCCCGCCCTGCCCGCCTTCCGCGACCTGTGTTTGAAGGCGGTGGCGGAAGGCTGA